From Verrucomicrobiota bacterium, the proteins below share one genomic window:
- the cas3 gene encoding CRISPR-associated helicase Cas3', producing MKFYAHTAEDEKGRTLYTLKNGQQTTVKPRLTDLADEQIGWQPLSTHLVNVAQKASEFAVPFGSEDDAYRVGLLHDLGKYGQAFQLRLRGQGSGINHWTAGAFEAYRARAQAGAFAIDGHHKGIPAFAELQNLLRAYQQGSDLKQFGITETTATLVERARGDGMDLSIGRSTEPFSNCFPSALHTRLLFSCLVDADFLDTEAHFKPAMAAERISIPLRPRESLESLLLLLRTMPGEGDVNRRRRQLLEDCLSKAMLPPGLFTLTAPTGSGKTLASLAFALQHIVNHNHALPETDARRFRRAIVVIPYTTVIEQTAKAYRRPLEWLFGPDYILEHHSAVAPRPVESDRERDAEEARLRRARLAAENWDAPIVVTTTIQFFESLFSNRPSDCRKLHNIARSVVLFDEVQTLPPGLVPSLLSAVNLLVKDFGVTAVFGTATQPAFECAASAIDGGWNPTPVAADADALAETMRRTHIEIAPTDRELTWQEVAAAMLAPEQPRQALCVVNTTKDARTLFQLLKQSPFGAHCFHLSSRMCAAHRQAKLKEICRRLDPDTSAPCLLVSTQLIEAGVDVDFPVVWRALGPLDSIIQSAGRCNREGRSSDARPVYVFRPADGGLPPGAYEIALKRTEAFLAANPGIEEKLHLPETYRSYFACLYRDLGCESSAQDPVYCASKELKFPDAAEACRLIGDETRGVLVPMHDENGSFGSWAGTGIKLIEAIRSQHYLDGKLARQCQRFTVNLYQREFERAEREGAIIPLTPDNTVYAWASKYDEDLGATHHAADDLIV from the coding sequence GTCGCACAGAAAGCCAGCGAGTTTGCGGTACCGTTCGGCAGCGAGGATGACGCTTACCGGGTGGGCCTATTGCATGATTTGGGAAAATATGGCCAAGCGTTCCAGCTTCGGTTGCGTGGCCAAGGTTCGGGCATCAACCACTGGACCGCTGGCGCGTTCGAGGCGTACCGCGCAAGAGCGCAAGCTGGTGCCTTTGCAATTGATGGCCACCACAAGGGCATTCCGGCCTTCGCCGAATTGCAGAATCTTCTCAGGGCTTATCAACAAGGCAGCGACTTGAAGCAGTTTGGCATCACCGAGACCACGGCCACACTTGTCGAGCGTGCCCGCGGAGACGGCATGGATCTGTCGATAGGCCGCAGCACGGAGCCCTTCTCCAACTGCTTTCCTTCCGCGCTCCACACGCGCCTCTTGTTTAGCTGTCTTGTGGACGCTGACTTCCTCGACACTGAAGCGCACTTCAAACCCGCGATGGCAGCCGAACGAATTTCGATTCCCTTACGACCTCGAGAAAGCTTGGAGTCATTGCTCCTCTTATTGCGGACAATGCCAGGCGAGGGCGATGTCAACCGCCGCCGCCGCCAACTCCTCGAAGATTGCCTGAGCAAAGCAATGCTCCCGCCCGGTTTGTTCACTCTCACAGCGCCCACAGGCAGCGGAAAAACGCTGGCTTCGCTGGCCTTCGCCCTGCAACACATCGTCAACCATAATCACGCTCTGCCCGAAACAGATGCTCGGCGTTTCCGGCGGGCCATCGTCGTGATCCCCTACACGACGGTTATTGAGCAGACCGCCAAAGCGTATCGAAGACCGTTGGAATGGCTGTTCGGCCCCGACTACATCCTTGAACACCACAGCGCAGTCGCACCGCGTCCGGTCGAATCGGACCGGGAGCGTGACGCAGAGGAAGCACGGCTTCGTCGCGCTCGGCTGGCGGCGGAAAATTGGGATGCACCCATCGTCGTCACCACCACTATCCAATTCTTCGAGAGCCTGTTCAGCAATCGGCCCAGCGACTGCCGAAAGCTTCATAACATCGCGCGCTCAGTGGTCTTGTTTGACGAAGTGCAAACGCTGCCGCCCGGACTCGTGCCTTCGTTGCTTTCCGCCGTGAACCTGCTCGTCAAGGATTTCGGAGTCACGGCAGTGTTCGGCACGGCGACTCAGCCCGCGTTCGAGTGCGCCGCCTCGGCCATTGATGGCGGGTGGAATCCTACCCCCGTCGCCGCAGATGCAGACGCTTTGGCTGAGACAATGCGCCGGACACACATTGAGATCGCCCCGACCGACCGCGAGTTGACCTGGCAGGAAGTCGCCGCAGCGATGCTCGCGCCTGAGCAGCCTCGCCAGGCTCTTTGCGTCGTCAACACCACCAAGGATGCTCGGACGCTGTTTCAACTGCTCAAGCAGTCCCCGTTTGGCGCTCACTGCTTCCATCTCTCTTCCCGCATGTGCGCCGCGCACCGGCAAGCCAAGCTCAAGGAAATCTGCCGCCGCCTTGATCCGGACACCAGCGCGCCATGCCTGTTGGTTTCCACGCAACTGATCGAAGCCGGCGTGGACGTGGATTTCCCGGTTGTCTGGCGTGCGCTGGGTCCGCTGGACTCCATCATCCAAAGCGCCGGTCGCTGCAATCGCGAGGGACGTTCCTCCGACGCTCGGCCAGTTTATGTATTCCGGCCCGCAGACGGCGGACTGCCGCCGGGCGCTTACGAAATTGCACTCAAGCGTACCGAGGCATTTCTCGCTGCGAATCCCGGCATCGAAGAAAAGTTGCACCTGCCGGAAACCTACCGCTCTTACTTCGCCTGTCTTTACCGCGATCTCGGTTGTGAATCTTCCGCGCAAGACCCTGTTTACTGCGCCAGCAAGGAGCTCAAATTTCCGGATGCCGCCGAAGCCTGCCGGCTCATCGGCGATGAAACGCGCGGGGTGCTCGTCCCGATGCACGATGAAAACGGCAGCTTTGGGTCGTGGGCTGGCACGGGGATCAAGTTGATCGAGGCTATCCGCAGCCAGCATTACCTGGACGGCAAGCTTGCCCGCCAATGCCAGCGTTTCACCGTCAACCTTTACCAACGAGAGTTTGAGCGCGCCGAACGCGAAGGTGCGATCATCCCGCTCACGCCCGATAATACCGTGTATGCCTGGGCCTCGAAGTATGACGAAGACCTGGGTGCAACCCACCACGCCGCTGATGACCTGATTGTATGA